A region from the Hylaeus volcanicus isolate JK05 chromosome 6, UHH_iyHylVolc1.0_haploid, whole genome shotgun sequence genome encodes:
- the LOC128878496 gene encoding ankyrin repeat and death domain-containing protein 1A-like isoform X1, giving the protein MVDKEEITTTPSPVNINEAIEGEVLNQKTARILKNDLLLHEAVIKNEAETVRKVLKEPVDVDSRNNYGRAPIHWAASRGNTEIIEMLMQAKCDIEARDKFGMRPLHMAAWYGHRDAVKMLINAGANVSAVNKKQYTLLMCAARGSNVGVVEYLAEAVESLNGDATDCTGATALHHAASAGHPTVITALSSIPWLELNVTDKKGQTPIHCACAEEHLEAVEILIGLGANVDAQDNEGNTPLHVATRTRHTAIAQLLLKAEANTELTDQMGFTPLHVAASQGCKGILDSMIQHGAELNKQCKYGNTPLHLACQNNEVETVEILINKGVDLNCLNLRLQSPIHIAAEMGHTDICELLLAAGANIEQREQSGRTPLYVAARGSFTAIVDMIIKTARLDYPAPEASTSEKEIRDLTPARRRWREGSRGGSISSNNCGLPEHIRSVLWKLAYKHLGPEDWKKLALHWAFTHEQIRAIEHQYTAPIVGPSSYKEHGFRMLMIWASGLSPDISIAKELCDALSAVDKKAAAESVRKQLDQEKEGKAKSNKQRCHKCSIA; this is encoded by the exons ATGGTGGACAAAGAGGAAATAACGACGACACCATCGCCGGTGAATATCAACGAGGCGATCGAGGGAGAGGTGTTGAATCAAAAGACTGCTAGAA TACTTAAGAACGACCTTTTGCTACACGAGGCTGTGATAAAAAACGAAGCGGAGACCGTTCGCAAAGTGCTCAAAGAGCCCGTCGACGTCGATTCTAGGAACAAC TATGGCCGAGCGCCGATCCACTGGGCAGCGTCAAGGGGAAACACGGAAATCATCGAAATGCTGATGCAAGCGAAATGCGACATCGAGGCCAGAGACAag TTCGGCATGCGCCCGTTGCACATGGCTGCTTGGTATGGGCACAGGGACGCCGTGAAGATGTTAATCAACGCCGGAGCAAATGTGTCAGCCGTCAACAAG AAACAATACACTCTTTTAATGTGCGCCGCCCGCGGCAGCAACGTCGGCGTAGTCGAGTACCTCGCGGAGGCCGTGGAATCGTTGAACGGCGATGCAACCGATTGCACCGGTGCAACTGCACTTCATCACGCAGCTAGTGCCGGTCACCCGACTGTGATAACAGCCCTCTCCAGCATACCTTGGCTCGAGCTAAATGTCACGGACAAG AAAGGACAGACACCAATACACTGTGCTTGCGCGGAGGAACACCTGGAAGCTGTGGAGATTCTTATAGGGCTAGGAGCAAACGTGGACGCACAGGACAACGAAGGAAACACCCCTCTTCACGTGGCTACCAGAACGAGGCACACGGCCATAGCTCAATTGTTACTAAAGGCTGAAGCTAATACCGAGCTGACTGATCAA ATGGGTTTCACTCCCCTTCACGTCGCCGCCAGTCAGGGTTGCAAAGGAATACTAGACTCGATGATTCAACACGGTGCAGAGCTCAATAAGCAATGCAAG TACGGAAACACGCCTCTACACTTAGCCTGTCAGAACAACGAAGTAGAAACGGTCGAGATACTGATTAACAAAGGGGTCGACCTGAACTGCTTGAACTTG AGACTACAGTCGCCGATCCACATCGCTGCAGAGATGGGCCACACAGACATATGTGAGCTGTTGCTTGCAGCAGGTGCGAATATCGAGCAAAGAGAACAG AGCGGCAGGACGCCATTGTACGTCGCAGCGAGAGGCAGTTTTACAGCCATCGTAGATATGATTATTAAAACTGCCAGGCTAGACTACCCCGCACCG GAAGCTTCGACGTCCGAGAAGGAAATTCGAGATCTGACGCCCGCGAGAAGAAGATGGCGAGAGGGATCTAGGGGTGGAAGTATCTCCAGCAATAATTGCGGGCTCCCAGAGCACATTCGATCGGTTCTATGGAAGTTGGCGTACAAACACTTGGGTCCTGAAGATTGGAAGAAGCTGGCTCTTCACTGGGCCTTCACGCACGAACAAATTCGCGCGATTGAGCACCAGTATACTG CTCCTATCGTAGGTCCTTCGAGCTACAAGGAGCACGGCTTCCGGATGCTGATGATCTGGGCATCGGGACTGAGTCCTGACATCTCCATAGCAAAGGAACTCTGCGACGCTTTGTCTGCGGTCGACAAAAAGGCTGCCGCGg AATCGGTTCGCAAACAATTGGATCAAGAGAAGGAGGGCAAAGCGAAGTCGAACAAGCAGCGCTGTCACAAATGCTCCATCGCTTAA
- the LOC128878496 gene encoding ankyrin repeat and death domain-containing protein 1A-like isoform X2 gives MVDKEEITTTPSPVNINEAIEGEVLNQKTARILKNDLLLHEAVIKNEAETVRKVLKEPVDVDSRNNYGRAPIHWAASRGNTEIIEMLMQAKCDIEARDKFGMRPLHMAAWYGHRDAVKMLINAGANVSAVNKKQYTLLMCAARGSNVGVVEYLAEAVESLNGDATDCTGATALHHAASAGHPTVITALSSIPWLELNVTDKKGQTPIHCACAEEHLEAVEILIGLGANVDAQDNEGNTPLHVATRTRHTAIAQLLLKAEANTELTDQMGFTPLHVAASQGCKGILDSMIQHGAELNKQCKYGNTPLHLACQNNEVETVEILINKGVDLNCLNLRLQSPIHIAAEMGHTDICELLLAAGANIEQREQSGRTPLYVAARGSFTAIVDMIIKTARLDYPAPEASTSEKEIRDLTPARRRWREGSRGGSISSNNCGLPEHIRSVLWKLAYKHLGPEDWKKLALHWAFTHEQIRAIEHQYTGPSSYKEHGFRMLMIWASGLSPDISIAKELCDALSAVDKKAAAESVRKQLDQEKEGKAKSNKQRCHKCSIA, from the exons ATGGTGGACAAAGAGGAAATAACGACGACACCATCGCCGGTGAATATCAACGAGGCGATCGAGGGAGAGGTGTTGAATCAAAAGACTGCTAGAA TACTTAAGAACGACCTTTTGCTACACGAGGCTGTGATAAAAAACGAAGCGGAGACCGTTCGCAAAGTGCTCAAAGAGCCCGTCGACGTCGATTCTAGGAACAAC TATGGCCGAGCGCCGATCCACTGGGCAGCGTCAAGGGGAAACACGGAAATCATCGAAATGCTGATGCAAGCGAAATGCGACATCGAGGCCAGAGACAag TTCGGCATGCGCCCGTTGCACATGGCTGCTTGGTATGGGCACAGGGACGCCGTGAAGATGTTAATCAACGCCGGAGCAAATGTGTCAGCCGTCAACAAG AAACAATACACTCTTTTAATGTGCGCCGCCCGCGGCAGCAACGTCGGCGTAGTCGAGTACCTCGCGGAGGCCGTGGAATCGTTGAACGGCGATGCAACCGATTGCACCGGTGCAACTGCACTTCATCACGCAGCTAGTGCCGGTCACCCGACTGTGATAACAGCCCTCTCCAGCATACCTTGGCTCGAGCTAAATGTCACGGACAAG AAAGGACAGACACCAATACACTGTGCTTGCGCGGAGGAACACCTGGAAGCTGTGGAGATTCTTATAGGGCTAGGAGCAAACGTGGACGCACAGGACAACGAAGGAAACACCCCTCTTCACGTGGCTACCAGAACGAGGCACACGGCCATAGCTCAATTGTTACTAAAGGCTGAAGCTAATACCGAGCTGACTGATCAA ATGGGTTTCACTCCCCTTCACGTCGCCGCCAGTCAGGGTTGCAAAGGAATACTAGACTCGATGATTCAACACGGTGCAGAGCTCAATAAGCAATGCAAG TACGGAAACACGCCTCTACACTTAGCCTGTCAGAACAACGAAGTAGAAACGGTCGAGATACTGATTAACAAAGGGGTCGACCTGAACTGCTTGAACTTG AGACTACAGTCGCCGATCCACATCGCTGCAGAGATGGGCCACACAGACATATGTGAGCTGTTGCTTGCAGCAGGTGCGAATATCGAGCAAAGAGAACAG AGCGGCAGGACGCCATTGTACGTCGCAGCGAGAGGCAGTTTTACAGCCATCGTAGATATGATTATTAAAACTGCCAGGCTAGACTACCCCGCACCG GAAGCTTCGACGTCCGAGAAGGAAATTCGAGATCTGACGCCCGCGAGAAGAAGATGGCGAGAGGGATCTAGGGGTGGAAGTATCTCCAGCAATAATTGCGGGCTCCCAGAGCACATTCGATCGGTTCTATGGAAGTTGGCGTACAAACACTTGGGTCCTGAAGATTGGAAGAAGCTGGCTCTTCACTGGGCCTTCACGCACGAACAAATTCGCGCGATTGAGCACCAGTATACTG GTCCTTCGAGCTACAAGGAGCACGGCTTCCGGATGCTGATGATCTGGGCATCGGGACTGAGTCCTGACATCTCCATAGCAAAGGAACTCTGCGACGCTTTGTCTGCGGTCGACAAAAAGGCTGCCGCGg AATCGGTTCGCAAACAATTGGATCAAGAGAAGGAGGGCAAAGCGAAGTCGAACAAGCAGCGCTGTCACAAATGCTCCATCGCTTAA